A window from Citrus sinensis cultivar Valencia sweet orange chromosome 3, DVS_A1.0, whole genome shotgun sequence encodes these proteins:
- the LOC102626240 gene encoding uncharacterized protein LOC102626240 isoform X5, protein MRIVVSCLKVLTFMFLGFEVAIESSCCWANKSGEDELLFDCLDRMVGSDDDVDMKFIQAKLNSAAEPVFIDEDSEGSWDTQTSKGSHLNSNSDGNLSDANKKFPTITETTK, encoded by the exons ATGAGGATAGTCGTGAGCTGTTTAAAAGTCTTGACGTTTATGTTTTTGGGTTTTGAGGTTGCTATCGA GTCAAGCTGTTGTTGGGCTAATAAATCTGGTGAGGATGAATTGCTATTTGATTGTTTAGATAGAATGGTTGGCagtgatgatgatgttgataTGAAATTCATCCAAGCTAAACTTAATAGTGCTGCTGAACCTGTTTTTATTGATGAGGACAGTGAGGGAAGTTGGGATACTCAAACAAGTAAAGGCAGCCACTTGAATTCTAATTCAGATGGTAATCTATCTGATGCTAATAAAAAG tttcccacaataactgaaaccACAAAGTGa
- the LOC102626240 gene encoding uncharacterized protein LOC102626240 isoform X4 produces MRIVVSCLKVLTFMFLGFEVAIESSCCWANKSGEDELLFDCLDRMVGSDDDVDMKFIQAKLNSAAEPVFIDEDSEGSWDTQTSKGSHLNSNSDGNLSDANKKVKCHVTGVPKTRRNS; encoded by the exons ATGAGGATAGTCGTGAGCTGTTTAAAAGTCTTGACGTTTATGTTTTTGGGTTTTGAGGTTGCTATCGA GTCAAGCTGTTGTTGGGCTAATAAATCTGGTGAGGATGAATTGCTATTTGATTGTTTAGATAGAATGGTTGGCagtgatgatgatgttgataTGAAATTCATCCAAGCTAAACTTAATAGTGCTGCTGAACCTGTTTTTATTGATGAGGACAGTGAGGGAAGTTGGGATACTCAAACAAGTAAAGGCAGCCACTTGAATTCTAATTCAGATGGTAATCTATCTGATGCTAATAAAAAG GTGAAATGCCATGTGACTGGAGTTCCaaagacaagaagaaattcttaa
- the LOC102626240 gene encoding uncharacterized protein LOC102626240 isoform X3 → MRIVVSCLKVLTFMFLGFEVAIESSCCWANKSGEDELLFDCLDRMVGSDDDVDMKFIQAKLNSAAEPVFIDEDSEGSWDTQTSKGSHLNSNSDGNLSDANKKEWINEFIFRQHGIGTHCVQHM, encoded by the exons ATGAGGATAGTCGTGAGCTGTTTAAAAGTCTTGACGTTTATGTTTTTGGGTTTTGAGGTTGCTATCGA GTCAAGCTGTTGTTGGGCTAATAAATCTGGTGAGGATGAATTGCTATTTGATTGTTTAGATAGAATGGTTGGCagtgatgatgatgttgataTGAAATTCATCCAAGCTAAACTTAATAGTGCTGCTGAACCTGTTTTTATTGATGAGGACAGTGAGGGAAGTTGGGATACTCAAACAAGTAAAGGCAGCCACTTGAATTCTAATTCAGATGGTAATCTATCTGATGCTAATAAAAAG GAATggattaatgaatttatctttcgGCAACATGGCATTGGAACTCATTGTGTTCAACATATGTAA
- the LOC102626240 gene encoding uncharacterized protein LOC102626240 isoform X1, whose amino-acid sequence MRIVVSCLKVLTFMFLGFEVAIESSCCWANKSGEDELLFDCLDRMVGSDDDVDMKFIQAKLNSAAEPVFIDEDSEGSWDTQTSKGSHLNSNSDGNLSDANKKDHKIGHALLDLGASVNLLPYSVYQQLNLGMD is encoded by the exons ATGAGGATAGTCGTGAGCTGTTTAAAAGTCTTGACGTTTATGTTTTTGGGTTTTGAGGTTGCTATCGA GTCAAGCTGTTGTTGGGCTAATAAATCTGGTGAGGATGAATTGCTATTTGATTGTTTAGATAGAATGGTTGGCagtgatgatgatgttgataTGAAATTCATCCAAGCTAAACTTAATAGTGCTGCTGAACCTGTTTTTATTGATGAGGACAGTGAGGGAAGTTGGGATACTCAAACAAGTAAAGGCAGCCACTTGAATTCTAATTCAGATGGTAATCTATCTGATGCTAATAAAAAG GATCATAAAATTGGACATGCCCTACTTGATCTTGGCgctagtgttaatttgcttccttACTCAGTATACCAACAACTCAATCTCg GAATggattaa
- the LOC102626240 gene encoding uncharacterized protein LOC102626240 isoform X2, translating to MRIVVSCLKVLTFMFLGFEVAIESSCCWANKSGEMPCDWSSKDKKKFLTEVKNFYWDDIYLFKYCFDKNFQRCIPDDEFNFVILKHTVAIFLQKRQLQKYCSMDFIDLHYLKIHMHSGKCVRIVK from the exons ATGAGGATAGTCGTGAGCTGTTTAAAAGTCTTGACGTTTATGTTTTTGGGTTTTGAGGTTGCTATCGA GTCAAGCTGTTGTTGGGCTAATAAATCTG GTGAAATGCCATGTGACTGGAGTTCCaaagacaagaagaaattcttaacAGAAGTGAAAAACTTTTACTGGGATGATATATACCTGTTCAAGTATTgctttgataaaaattttcaaagatgCATACCAGACGATGAGttcaattttgtcattttgaagCATACGGTggccatttttcttcaaaaaagacaGCTGCAAAAATATTGCAGTATGGATTTCATTGACctacattatttaaagattcaCATGCATTCTGGAAAGTGTGTAAGAATTGTCAAATAG